From the Lolium rigidum isolate FL_2022 chromosome 2, APGP_CSIRO_Lrig_0.1, whole genome shotgun sequence genome, one window contains:
- the LOC124686498 gene encoding uncharacterized protein LOC124686498: MGWVDLERGIILCDVLGGMEDTPTSRLVRYIPLPDAGPVKKKNILRGTSRRYRTVAAVHGRIEYVEVQIHVRPGPRPKRLHGTYFSAGWTIVRWSMTAAAGSSGWHMHSKLRSSRITVPADMAALLPTLPRDIDEDATTLERLHIGHPTISLSEDSDIVYFMAKIDEMEKDAWVIAVDTKKKVLKGVTEFTPRCVYSMEFTYMPTTISKYLTPARTEVVDM; encoded by the coding sequence ATGGGCTGGGTTGACCTTGAGCGCGGCATCATCCTCTGTGATGTGTTGGGAGGCATGGAGGACACCCCCACCAGCCGGCTGGTTCGCTACATCCCGCTGCCCGACGCTGGGCCAGTTAAGAAGAAAAACATTCTGCGTGGCACTTCACGGCGTTATAGGACCGTTGCGGCAGTCCATGGTCGCATTGAGTATGTTGAGGTGCAGATCCATGTCAGGCCAGGCCCTCGCCCAAAACGGCTTCATGGCACCTACTTTTCAGCTGGCTGGACGATTGTCAGGTGGAGCATGACGGCAGCAGCTGGCAGTTCCGGCTGGCACATGCACTCTAAGCTTAGGTCTTCCCGTATCACCGTCCCAGCGGACATGGCAGCATTGCTGCCTACATTGCCAAGGGACATTGATGAAGATGCCACAACATTGGAGAGGCTCCACATTGGTCACCCCACAATCAGCTTGTCTGAGGACAGTGACATTGTCTACTTCATGGCCAAGATCGATGAGATGGAGAAGGATGCGTGGGTGATCGCTGTGGACACGAAGAAGAAGGTGCTGAAAGGAGTGACCGAATTCACACCACGGTGTGTGTACAGCATGGAGTTCACCTACATGCCCACTACCATCTCCAAGTATCTTACTCCAGCTCGGACAGAGGTTGTTGACATGTAA